GGGCCAGCACGTGcagaggagaggctggagcagagctggctgcccaggagagcaggatgAGAGCCCAGCCCATCTGGGGGCTGCAGCACTCTCACTTCTCTGCTCCGGCTCCATTCCTGGGTTCAGAGGGTGCAGGGGGACCCCAGCACCACGTgtgggtcacagcagggctggtggcccTGAGCTGGCAGGGTGGCCCAGCCCAGGACAAGGCTCtgtcctgtgtgtccctgcaggtccccaagccgtgctgctccagcctgggggtgcagagctccctggggaCACACTGCAGCATCCAGCGCCTGCTCGGCCGCTTCACCGACCGCCTCCCtcgggagctgctgctcccaggaatCCCTggaacacagagccagggccCTTCCAGAGAGGAGCCAGCCAGTCCTGCcccccagcctgtcctgccGGTGCTCCTGTGTGCCGAGGTTCCCCAGCAGACCCTGGCAGACTTTGTGAGGGGCTCCCACGCTTTGCACAGGACCAGCCCCGGGCACTACGAGCgcctgggctgcctcctgctcctgcagctctgcatggggctggagcacctgcgGGGGCAGAACGTGGCCCAGGGGGACCTGTGCCCCGAgaacctgctgctggtgcagtgCCCGTGTCCCCCCCAGAGGCAGAAGGAGCCGCTGGGACTGTCCCTTCCACGGCTGCTCATCAGCAGCTTCTTCAAGGTGCAAGAGAAGCAGAGACCTCgttccagcagccaggagcaggactgGAGGCAGGCTCTCACTGCGCCCTCCCTTCCAGaagcagctgagctgagcttgGGCAGGCTGATCTATCAGATCCTGCACGTGGACATCTCCCTGGAGAACATTTTGGGCTTCAGAAGCAAAAGGCTCCCCGAAATCCCCTCGCTGTCCATCTACTCGGCGGGACTGAGGCGCTTGGCCTCgctgctcctgcacagggatCCTCTCCAGAGGGTGTCCATCCACCAGGccagggccatcctgcaggtgctgctctgggggccGCGCCAGGAGCTCTTTGCCAGGAGCAGGAAGAGCCTCgagctgctccagagctggctgcaggtcaagagggctctgctgctcctgaggtTTGCAGAGAACTCGGCTGGGGCTGGAGTCAGCCCTGGCCTGGAGgagtggctgtgctgccagtaTTTCCAGGGGATCACTGAACACACCCTTTACCAGGTCACCCAGGTTCTCTATGCCTCCTAAACAACCTCCAGGTCAGCCCACCCAAAGGTCTCCTCAAATCCAAAAGCTCACAAGGGTCTGGCCAaacctgtccctgcccatggcaggggacttgaaactaaattatttttaggGTCCTTTCAGcccaaatcattccatgattctatgaaatccACCAGTTCCTGAGAAATCTCAGCAGGTCTTTGCTGGGAAAGCTCTACAAACCCAAACGCACTCCCCCCATAGCCCATGGATGATGAAGTGTGTAAAACCACAAGGTGTGGGTTTATACCCTTGAACAATTTTTGTTTGATACTCTAAGTCTGGTTTATCAGAACACCTGAGGAAAGGTAGCTGGATGGGAGTTCCAAGCACTAATTTAGTGGCTGATAATCCCAAGTAAGGTTTATGGGGTTCAGACTTTGAACAAAAGCCTTTTTGCAGCCATCAGGTTTTTGCTGTTTAAATAACACTCAAAGCCACACATCACAGCTCACCATTCTCAGCAGAGGGGAAACAAGAGCTCCTTCAGCCTGTGCTTCCCAGAGACAATTTGTGGCACAGTCACtaataaaaatgacattttaaagagAGAAATACAGCTTCAATAAAACCTGGAGCCGAGCCTCTCAAACACTGGTCCTTTATGTGCTTCTCTGCCAGCATTACACACTCCAGGGATGGATCCAGAGGGAACCAAAGCCAAACTGCCCTGCCTGCTGGTGATTACCCAGAACAGCCTCCATGGGCTCTGGTGAACAGCTCAGGTGAGTTCATGGGCACCAAGGCAGGGTTGTGGCACCTGCTCCTTGCTGTGAAACACTTGGCAGCACATGGGACCAGGACCCAGTCCCCAAATCCACGCAGATGCCAAGGGACCAGCACAGTGAAGGTCATTTAAATTATTCCTCAGCAATTATTAATCCACTCGCAGCCATCTAGACTGGGTATCAGGAAAAATTCCTTCCCTGAAAGAGTGATCAGGCACCAgtacaggctgcccagggcagtgctggagccaccatccctgggagtgctcAAACAAcgtctggatgtggcacttggggaaaCGGGGTGGTGATGATGGGGTAATGCTCAGACTCGATGGTCTTGGgaggcttttccaacctaaacaattccatgattcagTGACTCCATcacctgagagcagcagggctgtgcacacAGTGGGACAGAGcctccccacagctgctgtgcccgtGGATGTGGCAGtggctccccaggcagccaccaGAGCCTGGGGCATGGCTGGAGTGGGGAGGGTTCCTCCTCGGAGTCCCTGAGctccaaaaaacaaaaataaaccagagCTGGGACTCTCTCAAGATGTAGAGAGCAGCTCAGTCCCAGCTCCATGGCTGGTTTGCTCCCACCTGGAGCAGCACCCAAATCCCCCAGTGCAGCCTCCCCGCCCAGGCCGGACCCCATCCAGCCCGGCACAGAAACGGGGCTCGGATCTCATTCCCGGTGTCCCGGGAGAGCCCAGCcccgctgtccctgtgtctcctGCAGTATTTGCCATGGCTACCAGAGGGCAGTAAAGGCCACGGCACAGCCCCTCGTGCCGGGGACACAAAGCCAAAGCCGCTGCCGTGGCTCCAGCCCGGCAGCTCCAAGGCTCCACAGCCCCCCGGTTCTGGATTGCAGCGCGGGTGACCCCCTCCCCTTCTGCCAGGAGCACCCAAAGTCAGCAGAACGTCCCACAGAGGCAGGACCAGGCACATTCCACACTCCTGTCCCTGTGGAGAGCAGGACATGGCACAGGTACCACGTTGCAGAGGAAAACAGGGATTTTTCCAGATAACCAGAGAAGTTCAGCCCTGGGCCAGCCTGTTGAGCAAAACAAGGACACCCTCGCTTGGTCATGTCACCACTATGAAATcctggaatatcctgagtggGAAAGGAAccctcagggatgctcagggcagcccctgtccctgcacagccaccccaaaaaccccaccctgagcagccctgagagctcctggggctctggcagccttgggaccattccctgggcagtgccagcaccctcgggGGCAAGAaccttgccctgagctccatcTCAAACCTCTCCAGCCCAGCTTCATACAGTTTCCCACTGTCACTGGCCTTCCAAAAATCCCTCCAGGACGAGCACAATTGTAGGGCCACGGGAAGAGCCAAATAGAGCCCAGCAAGAGCCCCCACTTTGCACCACAGCACTGCTCACACACCCCCAGGTTACTCTGTGCTGCATCTCTGAGGAGTTTCAGGGAATATTTCAGGGTATTCCATGggatcccagcactgctgagcccagggatgggctgtggggGGAACTTTAGGGCCTTACAGATTTCACAGCACCCAGAAACTTCTATTCACACCCAGCAGAATCTGGTGAAATAAACCCATCCCAGGGATTCCCTGCTCCAAGGTTTTATAGAGGAAAGATTCATCAGCTCCAAACAAGCCTGTGgtatttctgtgaaaaaacacagaaataccaCACTTTAAAGCTCAGCCCCTTCGGAGACTTATTTTTTGTAACTCCAGTTCAAGGTTTGTTAATTCCAGCATCACAAGgagcccctttccccctctgctCACCATGCTGAACACCAAGGGGTGTCTGtggagccccagcactgccccccCAGAAGCCTGCCCAGCCTCGGTGACACCACTGAGCTGCAGGAGTGCCACAAACCACCCCAGCTCACAGCCTGAATTCCTGGAGTCACCTGCACACACTGGAAAGGCTGCAGTTACAGAAACACTGAAATTCCAGGTATTTAAGGTGTATATTTGGTATTTAAAGCAGCCATGGGTTGAGTTGATCACATTCCACTCGAGACTTCCCAACCAAATCACACGCTGAA
Above is a window of Passer domesticus isolate bPasDom1 chromosome 21, bPasDom1.hap1, whole genome shotgun sequence DNA encoding:
- the PEAK3 gene encoding protein PEAK3, translated to MPDTPGGCPPRPPGSALIYSNVGELRAHLVPRKASRGEGAGRPLPQPGPDPLPPPLPKKQLQRAESLPEPGPSQRCRDPEPRAGSILYSSPAGQPQPGEGAPPRDRPSWAPKKPLTKSQSLGEPLARSSPPKAPSGSLKELTFGTADGELGQLLESPAGVCGLVLGCQEASLARLSALMQEELVGPEERQQLLQAELLGKRWAQLGVLDPQPCCQSGDAWYFRVGFTFEHSQLQLAAKVPKPCCSSLGVQSSLGTHCSIQRLLGRFTDRLPRELLLPGIPGTQSQGPSREEPASPAPQPVLPVLLCAEVPQQTLADFVRGSHALHRTSPGHYERLGCLLLLQLCMGLEHLRGQNVAQGDLCPENLLLVQCPCPPQRQKEPLGLSLPRLLISSFFKVQEKQRPRSSSQEQDWRQALTAPSLPEAAELSLGRLIYQILHVDISLENILGFRSKRLPEIPSLSIYSAGLRRLASLLLHRDPLQRVSIHQARAILQVLLWGPRQELFARSRKSLELLQSWLQVKRALLLLRFAENSAGAGVSPGLEEWLCCQYFQGITEHTLYQVTQVLYAS